The sequence CTACTCCAGGCAGGTGCGGACGGTAGTGAGGCGGCCGTGACCGGGCAGCATGAACGCGGTGGTTGGAGAGAGAGCGCCTGGAACGTGCGGTGCTCAACATGCAGGACCCAGCACCGGTGGGTGGCACCTACAACAGAGGATCTTCTTGCAGCCTGCCGGCGTACAGTGGAGGACGTCCTGTCCGGCCATGCCCATCCGTCCACCATGCCCCACCACGCTCCTGCCCCGAGGTGCTCCATGGAAAAATCGCTGCTTGAACATCCGCTGGTGCCGCCCACTGAGGCCCTCACGGCCACCGCCCCGGTTTCGTTGGAGGAAGCTGCGCGGCTCCGGGCCCTGGACCCAAGCACCTACTGGCTGGAGATCGCCCGCGAGCTGACCTGGACCACCCCGCCCACGACCGGACTGAACGGCATTCTGGGCGACTTCCGCTATTACCCCGGTGCGACCGGGAACGTCAGCGTGAACTGCCTGGACCGCCATCCCCCCGAACGCGTGGCGCTGCGATACGAGCGTGAGGACGGGCTGCAGGAGACCTGGACGTATGGCCGCCTGACCGAGGCCACCGCCCGCTTCGCCGCCGCGCTGGAGGACCTGGGCGTCTCGAAGGGCGACCGGGTGGCCATTTATCTGGGCAACGTCCCGGAGGCATTCATCGCCATCCATGCGTGTTACCGCATCGGCGCGATCTACTCGGTCATCTTTGCGGGCTTCAGCGCGACGGCGGTGCGGGACCGGCTGGTGGACGCGCAGCCGAAGGTGGTCGTCTGCACCGACGCGACCCTGCGGCGTGGGAAGGTGGTGCCGCTCAAGGCCACGCTGGACGAGGCGATGGCCGGGCTGGACGGCCTGCAAGTGGTGGTCGCGCGGCGGGTGGACCGGGAGTTCCCGCTGCAGCCGGGTGAGCAGGACTTCCACGCCCTGCTGGACCGGACGACGCGCCACGCCGCCCCGGTGCCGCTGGAAGCGAACGAGCCGGGGTTCATCATCTACACCTCCGGCACCACCTCCAAGCCCAAAGGGCTGGTGCACGCGGGCCTGGGCTTCCTGGCCGGCGCCTACGCCAACGTGAAGTGGGCGCTCAACCTGCGCCCCGAGGACGTGTACTGGTGCACGGCGGACGTGGGCTGGCTGACCTTCCCCATCTTCGCGCTGGTGGGCGGCCTCGCCCACGGCGCGACCCACGTGATCTACGAGGGTGGCATTGACACGCCCACTCCAGCGCGGCCCTACGACCTGATGGAGCAGTACGGCGTGACCAAGGTCTTCACGGCGCCCACGGCCCTGCGGATGCTGCGCCGGGCTGGAGACGGGCCGCTCGCGGGCCACGACCTCAGCCACCTGCAGCTGATCGCCTTGGTCGGCGAGCCGCTGGACCCGGAAACGTGGCACTGGACCCAGGGCCAGCTCGGCGCGGGCCGCATCTTCCTGAACAACACCTACGGTCAGACCGAGACCGGCACCGCGTGGTCGAGCAGCATGGTGGGCCTGACCGCCACCCGGCCCGGCAGCTGCGGGCACCCGCTGCCCGGCTACCGCGCCCGCGTGGTGCGCGACGACGGCAGCGAGGCGGCGCCGGGTGAGCTGGGCGCGCTGAGCCTCACCGAGCCGTTTCCGTGTCTGGCGCGCACCGTGTGGGGCGACCACGACCGGT comes from Deinococcus sonorensis KR-87 and encodes:
- a CDS encoding acetate--CoA ligase, yielding MEKSLLEHPLVPPTEALTATAPVSLEEAARLRALDPSTYWLEIARELTWTTPPTTGLNGILGDFRYYPGATGNVSVNCLDRHPPERVALRYEREDGLQETWTYGRLTEATARFAAALEDLGVSKGDRVAIYLGNVPEAFIAIHACYRIGAIYSVIFAGFSATAVRDRLVDAQPKVVVCTDATLRRGKVVPLKATLDEAMAGLDGLQVVVARRVDREFPLQPGEQDFHALLDRTTRHAAPVPLEANEPGFIIYTSGTTSKPKGLVHAGLGFLAGAYANVKWALNLRPEDVYWCTADVGWLTFPIFALVGGLAHGATHVIYEGGIDTPTPARPYDLMEQYGVTKVFTAPTALRMLRRAGDGPLAGHDLSHLQLIALVGEPLDPETWHWTQGQLGAGRIFLNNTYGQTETGTAWSSSMVGLTATRPGSCGHPLPGYRARVVRDDGSEAAPGELGALSLTEPFPCLARTVWGDHDRYVQTYLSDIPGAYAASDAALLDADGQLWVTGRLDDVMNVAGHRIGTMEMEAALITHPAVSEAAVVAQPDAVKGTVPVAFVVLRGDTQPGASLEVELAEAIVRGVGAIARPARVIVTPTVPRTRSGKIMRRLLRDLLVIGDVQGDLTSLENPDAIEVVRARIAEGVA